Genomic segment of Salvia hispanica cultivar TCC Black 2014 chromosome 2, UniMelb_Shisp_WGS_1.0, whole genome shotgun sequence:
CATAGACTATAATTATAGAAGAAAAACTGGGGTGGTGGCTTGCTGCAGCGCAAGTGATAAAGCTGGTTTAATCAGTTTCTTATGATGAcgcataattatttaaataaaatcggCTTAATGGCTGCTGGGCAACATTTTCAGCAAACTGTGGTGGTGGTTGTTGAGGATGGGCAGCATAATGGCCAACATTTTCGGCATACAATGGTCGTTGAGGTTGAGGATAGGCAGCATAGCCACCGGCTGCCGGAAAACTCTGATGGTCCAAAGTTGGCTGTACAGTTTCCACATAAGCTGCTTCGGCATACAATGGTTGTTGAGGTTGAGGATACGCAGCATAACTACTGGCTGACGGAAAATTTTGATGCTCCAAAGTTGGCTGTACTGTTTCCACATAAGCTAATGGTTGTTGAGGTTGAGGATGGGCAGCATAACTACTGGCTGCCGGAAAACTTTGATGCTCCAAAGTTGGCTGTACCGTTTCCACATAAGCTGATGGTTGTTGAGGTTGAGGATACGCAGCATAACTACTGGCTGCCGGAAAACTTTTATGCTCCAAAGTTGGCTGTACCGTTTCCACATAAGCTGATGGTTGTTGAGGTCGAGGATACGCAGCATAACTACTGGCTGCCGGAAAATTTTGACGGTCCAAAGTTGGCTGTACAGTTTCCACATAAGGTGCTTCGGCAAACAATGGTCGTTGAGGTTGAAGTTGAGGTTGGGAGGCATAACTACTGGCTGCTGGAAAACTTTGATGCTCCAAAGTTGGCAGTACATTTTCCACATAAGCTGCTCTTCTACGAAACCCGTACTCTGGATAAGTGGCGTTAAGAACAGGTTGAGCCTCCACTGGCGGGCGGATGTTGTTATACTGCACCACTGGTGTGTAAGGAACTTCCATGTTAGGCATTCTCCCAGTAAGGTTATGCTGATATTCTAATAGCGAAGGAGGATCGGCCCCTGGTCGGGGTACATGGGCCAGAGCTTGTGGTGCAGGCTGGCATACCGATGAAACGAGAGGACGAAAATTTGATATCAATTTCGCCACCTGATCACAATGATAAGTTTCTTCTTTAGATAGAGTACACAATACAAAATTAGAGGATAATGAGATACACTGAACTCTGTGTAACTTACTTGCTCGCCATCGAGTTCTTGCTTAAATTTTGCGCCTGTATAGTTTTCCTTTATAATATACCTGAGGGAACTTTCATGAATTGGAAGACATTCCttaaagattttgaattttaccTGAAAGTAGAGATAATAGCAGCTCACCTAATCAGAAACATAGTTTAAGAGCATAGTCTAGCCATGCCACGGTTTGCAGTAATACTAACtaaagaaaatcaataatttaggTTTACATTTTCAGCCCAATAGCTGTTTCTAGCATGGTAAGGCTAAGTCTTAGCACTCTAACCCACTCAAGGGAGGAAactataactttttttatgtcaaactTCAATCATCAAAATGAGATCTAAGCAGAAAGTAATCAATGTATTGTACGGAAAAAGATCAGTTATTACATGAATGAATCTCATAGGAGATATGCCTTCCGATTCTTTGCAGTATTACGTTTACATAGAATTATATATTCTGCatccaaaacaataaaaagtgaaaagaagCTTATTATTCCCTGCCTTTTTTCCTATCATAATGCTTTTGGGGCTGATCTCAGTAAATGATAACATTACCGGTGTTATCAATGACACATGGCGGCTTATGGAGATcaaccaaaattataaatatataaaatggaaagatatagaaaatgataaaaaaaatataatatctcaatttcaaatcttagaacaacaaacaaaacataatGTCATAAATCATTAAACAATATGTCTAATACTAGTTGCAGATTTAGCACAATAATGAGaatacaaattcataaaaatgaaGCAAGGCATCAGAATATTGAGGGGATAATCCCATTTTTTGGTGAGTACTATCAATTATTGAAGCTATACCTGAGCAGGGAATTGCCCTCCAAAAGCTGCAGGTTCCAAGTTAAGATTTCCATCACAAGTTGCTTCATATGCACCATATAGAAGCTTTGacttaaaatcaaacaaaaatagcTTTGAACCAATCTTTATCTTCTCCACCACTTCCATTCTGCCAAAGGGAAGTCCAAACACACGGTATTGGTAACATTGCAACTTTGTGCTCATATTACATAGGAATATAAAACCAGGAAGACATTTCGTTTTTTCCCGTTCGCTGTCTTCAGCTGAACTTCCATGTAAGTGGCTTCCAGGGCCAGAAACATTAGCCTCAGTTGAGT
This window contains:
- the LOC125204652 gene encoding class E vacuolar protein-sorting machinery protein HSE1-like gives rise to the protein MILNPATRAYSTEANVSGPGSHLHGSSAEDSEREKTKCLPGFIFLCNMSTKLQCYQYRVFGLPFGRMEVVEKIKIGSKLFLFDFKSKLLYGAYEATCDGNLNLEPAAFGGQFPAQVKFKIFKECLPIHESSLRYIIKENYTGAKFKQELDGEQVAKLISNFRPLVSSVCQPAPQALAHVPRPGADPPSLLEYQHNLTGRMPNMEVPYTPVVQYNNIRPPVEAQPVLNATYPEYGFRRRAAYVENVLPTLEHQSFPAASSYASQPQLQPQRPLFAEAPYVETVQPTLDRQNFPAASSYAAYPRPQQPSAYVETVQPTLEHKSFPAASSYAAYPQPQQPSAYVETVQPTLEHQSFPAASSYAAHPQPQQPLAYVETVQPTLEHQNFPSASSYAAYPQPQQPLYAEAAYVETVQPTLDHQSFPAAGGYAAYPQPQRPLYAENVGHYAAHPQQPPPQFAENVAQQPLSRFYLNNYASS